The Chroicocephalus ridibundus chromosome 17, bChrRid1.1, whole genome shotgun sequence genome window below encodes:
- the LOC134524786 gene encoding ras-related protein Rab-18-B-like isoform X1, translated as MRLAQRGVRSRQRPALCGFGPTVSGRSWPPAARGMDAAGLTLKLLLVGDSAVGKSSLLLRFTDGAFDPGLKPTVGVDFKVKKMVIDGHAVQLAIWDTAGQERFRTLTPSYYRGAQGVVLVYDVTRKDTFAGLESWLNELDTYTTKSNTVKMLVGNKTDKWCFSGDFLKAASVACFSHVLHSSLQPDREVERKEGLQFARKRSLLFIETSAKTQDGVQHAFEELVIKILQTPGLWDKDAEKRGVQLAESSAQRDKSLCGAYCPLS; from the exons aTGCGGCTGGCGCAGCGCGGCGTTCGGTCGCGGCAGCGCCCAGCCCTGTGCGGCTTCGGTCCGACGGTTTCTGGCCGGTCCTGGCCCCCCGCAGCGCGGGGCATGGACGCTGCGGGCCTCACGCTGAAGCTGCTCCTGGTGGGAGACAGCGCCGTGGGCAAGTCCAG cctcctgctgagGTTCACGGACGGCGCGTTCGACCCGGGCCTGAAGCCCACCGTGG GTGTTGattttaaagtgaagaaaatggTGATAGACGGCCATGCAGTGCAGCTTGCGATATGG GACACAGCAGGACAGGAACGCTTTAGAACGCTGACTCCCAGTTATTACCGAGGAGCTCAAGGGGTTGTTTTAG TGTATGATGTTACAAGAAAAGACACTTTCGCAGGACTAGAGAGCTGGCTGAACGAGTTGGACACGTATACCACCAAAAGCAACACGGTGAAGATGTTAGTTGGCAACAAAACCGATAAG TGGTGCTTTTCCGGGGACTTCCTAAAAGCGGCGAGCGTAGCGTGTTTCAGTCATGTTCTTCATTCGTCTCTGCAGCCTGATCGGGAAgtagagagaaaggaaggactCCAGTTTGCTAGGAAACGCTCACTGCTTTTTATAG AGACCAGTGCCAAGACACAAGACGGAGTGCAGCACGCCTTTGAGGAGCTGGTCATAAAGATCCTGCAGACACCAGGTCTTTGGGATAAAGATGCAGAGAAGCGGGGAGTCCAGCTAGCGGAGTCTTCAGCGCAGCGGGATAAAAGCTTATGTGGTGCATACTGTCCCCTTTCATAA
- the DUSP3 gene encoding dual specificity protein phosphatase 3 produces the protein MSDYRISVEELNDLLANGSGCYSLPSAHSNEVVPRIHVGNAFMAKNITKLQRLGITHVLNAAEGKSFMHVNTNAEFYEGTGIRYHGIKANDTQEFNLSRYFEEAADFIEKALSQKDGQVFVHCREGYSRSPTLVIAYLMLRQNMDVKSALSTVRQKREIGPNDGFLRQLCQLNEQLVKEGKVKP, from the exons ATGTCCGATTACCGGATCTCGGTGGAGGAGCTGAACGACCTCCTGGCTAACGGCAGCGGCTGCTACAGCCTGCCCAGCGCGCACAGCAACGAGGTGGTGCCGCGCATCCACGTGGGGAACGC GTTCATGGCCAAGAATATTACGAAGCTGCAGCGTCTGGGGATAACCCACGTTCTGAATGCGGCCGAGGGGAAGTCGTTCATGCACGTGAACACTAATGCCGAGTTCTATGAAGGCACAGGCATCAGATACCACGGCATTAAAGCTAACGATACACAAGAATTTAACCTCAGTCGCTATTTTGAGGAAGCAGCTGATTTTATCGAGAAAGCACTTTCGCAGAAGGATG GACAAGTGTTTGTGCATTGCCGTGAGGGCTACAGCCGCTCTCCTACGCTGGTCATCGCCTACCTCATGCTGCGCCAGAACATGGACGTCAAGTCTGCGTTGAGCACTGTCCGGCAGAAGCGAGAGATTGGCCCCAACGATGGCTTCCTAAGGCAGCTTTGCCAGCTCAATGAGCAGTTAGTGAAGGAGGGCAAAGTGAAGCCCTAG
- the LOC134524786 gene encoding ras-related protein Rab-18-B-like isoform X3 has translation MRLAQRGVRSRQRPALCGFGPTVSGRSWPPAARGMDAAGLTLKLLLVGDSAVGKSSLLLRFTDGAFDPGLKPTVGVDFKVKKMVIDGHAVQLAIWDTAGQERFRTLTPSYYRGAQGVVLVYDVTRKDTFAGLESWLNELDTYTTKSNTVKMLVGNKTDKWCFSGDFLKAASVACFSHVLHSSLQPDREVERKEGLQFARKRSLLFIEPGRLECFS, from the exons aTGCGGCTGGCGCAGCGCGGCGTTCGGTCGCGGCAGCGCCCAGCCCTGTGCGGCTTCGGTCCGACGGTTTCTGGCCGGTCCTGGCCCCCCGCAGCGCGGGGCATGGACGCTGCGGGCCTCACGCTGAAGCTGCTCCTGGTGGGAGACAGCGCCGTGGGCAAGTCCAG cctcctgctgagGTTCACGGACGGCGCGTTCGACCCGGGCCTGAAGCCCACCGTGG GTGTTGattttaaagtgaagaaaatggTGATAGACGGCCATGCAGTGCAGCTTGCGATATGG GACACAGCAGGACAGGAACGCTTTAGAACGCTGACTCCCAGTTATTACCGAGGAGCTCAAGGGGTTGTTTTAG TGTATGATGTTACAAGAAAAGACACTTTCGCAGGACTAGAGAGCTGGCTGAACGAGTTGGACACGTATACCACCAAAAGCAACACGGTGAAGATGTTAGTTGGCAACAAAACCGATAAG TGGTGCTTTTCCGGGGACTTCCTAAAAGCGGCGAGCGTAGCGTGTTTCAGTCATGTTCTTCATTCGTCTCTGCAGCCTGATCGGGAAgtagagagaaaggaaggactCCAGTTTGCTAGGAAACGCTCACTGCTTTTTATAG agccCGGAAGACTGGAATGTTTCTCCTGA
- the LOC134524786 gene encoding ras-related protein Rab-18-B-like isoform X2, with product MRLAQRGVRSRQRPALCGFGPTVSGRSWPPAARGMDAAGLTLKLLLVGDSAVGKSSLLLRFTDGAFDPGLKPTVGVDFKVKKMVIDGHAVQLAIWDTAGQERFRTLTPSYYRGAQGVVLVYDVTRKDTFAGLESWLNELDTYTTKSNTVKMLVGNKTDKPDREVERKEGLQFARKRSLLFIETSAKTQDGVQHAFEELVIKILQTPGLWDKDAEKRGVQLAESSAQRDKSLCGAYCPLS from the exons aTGCGGCTGGCGCAGCGCGGCGTTCGGTCGCGGCAGCGCCCAGCCCTGTGCGGCTTCGGTCCGACGGTTTCTGGCCGGTCCTGGCCCCCCGCAGCGCGGGGCATGGACGCTGCGGGCCTCACGCTGAAGCTGCTCCTGGTGGGAGACAGCGCCGTGGGCAAGTCCAG cctcctgctgagGTTCACGGACGGCGCGTTCGACCCGGGCCTGAAGCCCACCGTGG GTGTTGattttaaagtgaagaaaatggTGATAGACGGCCATGCAGTGCAGCTTGCGATATGG GACACAGCAGGACAGGAACGCTTTAGAACGCTGACTCCCAGTTATTACCGAGGAGCTCAAGGGGTTGTTTTAG TGTATGATGTTACAAGAAAAGACACTTTCGCAGGACTAGAGAGCTGGCTGAACGAGTTGGACACGTATACCACCAAAAGCAACACGGTGAAGATGTTAGTTGGCAACAAAACCGATAAG CCTGATCGGGAAgtagagagaaaggaaggactCCAGTTTGCTAGGAAACGCTCACTGCTTTTTATAG AGACCAGTGCCAAGACACAAGACGGAGTGCAGCACGCCTTTGAGGAGCTGGTCATAAAGATCCTGCAGACACCAGGTCTTTGGGATAAAGATGCAGAGAAGCGGGGAGTCCAGCTAGCGGAGTCTTCAGCGCAGCGGGATAAAAGCTTATGTGGTGCATACTGTCCCCTTTCATAA